The stretch of DNA TGGATAACATTAGTTGAACGTAAATAACATTCATGTTTATCCAAAGCCTCTCTGTTTAACCCAGTCATTTTTTTCTGTTATAGGTTTTTACTCATCCCCAGTGGAACGCCAACACAATCACCAATGACATTTCTCTTGTTAAACTCGCCACTCCGGCTGTCATCACCGCCACCGTTTCTCCAGTTTGCCTGGCTAATGTTGGAGAAGATTACGTTGGTGGCCGTCTGTGTGTTACAAGCGGATGGGGAAAGACCCGATACAACTGTGAGAGCCAAACGTTAAACCCTCGTATTTGTACATTACTTATCCAGACACATTAGAAAAACTTCCAGTTTGAGAACATAAGAGCATTCATATCCATAGAGTTTAAAGCCAGGGACAGAAGGAGAAAAGTGCAAACTGCTGCCGATCTGTCATTGATATCTGTGTGTTGTGATCATGGTCATGATGGGTACCTTGGCATAGGTAGTAAAAGCTGTAAAACCTGTAAGTATCTAATGTATGAGTGAGACACCTAATGAAGAGACTAATAAGGTCTTGAGACAATATCCAAAGTGACTTAGAAAATCTCTCACATCAGGCCATTAGCATTCGATCCTAAAAAAGAATTGACATTTCTCCATCAATAACAATTTCACTCCTATTGTGTTAATTGCCCAATGAAACAGTATGAGCCATATGACAAGCAAAACACAAAGAAATAAGGATATATGCAACTTGGGGTGCCCCCCAAAAAAGTAGGACAAACAATAAGTAACAAAAAAGAATTGGGTGCTACAGGCAAGGGGCCTAGTCAGGGTAACTACATGTAATACAGGAGAGGGAGCCGTGCACACCAATGAGAGATGCAAGAAAAACTCAgggcaaaaaaattattttaatgaCTGCTCATTGTCATATAACATCCAACGTCTCGGTGATGAAGGTGCTGGGCACCGAAAAGTTGGATGTTATATGACTGTGCCCagttattaaaattatttttttgcaCTGAGTTTTTCTTGCATCTCTTATTGGTGTGCACGGCTCCCTCTCCTGTATTTCATATTATAAGCAGTCATACGACATACATGTTCCGCGGTCATAAGTAAATTGGTTATAAGATGTGTTCCAGCGCCAGAGGGTGCCATGGCAGAAGATAGCTGAGTAAATTTGGGCCTatgtctctttctatctctgcagCATTCACAACCCCCAACCAACTTCAGCAGACAGCTCTGCCTCTGCTGACCAACGACCAGTGCAAGAACTACTGGGGAAGCAACGTCCAAGACAGCATGATCTGCGCCGGTGCTGCTGGATCCTCTTCCTGCATGGTTCGTATCTACGATAACTCTTTGCATTTCAGCGACATCAAACTAGCCTCAAATTACCCAAATCTACTTCTAAAGGAACCAAACGATCTTTCCATGAGAACCAAGGACCACTCTACACTAGTCTTGAATACAAAATATAAATGGTTAATTTTGGTGATATGGTTCCATGTAGCCAGTTGATATATGTTGCCATAATACATGTtattcccctcctgtccaccttaaAATATGACACTAAGAACATGGAGTTGTGAATTGGCCACTCTTTGCCATTTACAGATCCATTTGTTACATAAATGCCAAGTCTGCCCAATAAATAACGAGAAGACCTATGTAATGGTCGAGCTGCTCTCTCATGGGAATGGAATGTCATGTAAGATACCTGGGACCAAGTGTATCAGGGCAAAAGTGATGTAATTCTGGGGAAAGACAACTGCACCATACGTATCAGAGAAACATCCTACTGAAATAGATGGTACTTTTATATTCAGTGCAATTGTTTTTCCcaaaattgcaccacttttgtctCAATACATAGACCTTCTTTGCACATGTAAAGCCTGTAAGGTTTAAGAGCTCTGTACATGATGTAACACTGTAGAAAGACAAGATGTTAGAAACTTTTAGTGAGAAGAGTAGGGATGCCGGTAAGATTACTGATAGCTCTCCTAGCACAGAACCAATAAGACAAAGACATCAGATGTCAAACAATTGTTTGTATTATTTCCTATGGTTTGATCATATACTTTGTTTCCTTTTATCACACACAGGGTGACTCTGGTGGACCTCTTGTGTGCCAGGAGAATGGTGTCTGGTCACTGGTTGGTATTGTGTCTTGGGGTAGCAGCACTTGCTCCACTTCCACCCCAGCTGCCTATGCTCGTGTTACCGTACTCCGTGGTTGGGTTGACCAGATCCTCGCTGCCAACTAAAGACAACAAAGACAACAGAGAAACACGCTCAGAGAAATATGTTAAGAAATAAAGCTGTGTAAACTTTACCCTCATACCTGCTGTAAAGTCAATTCTTTCACCATCAGCGATTTGTTGAAAATAGTTGTACTAACCCTACTGACCCTAGAGATAACTAAATTATCCTGTGCCTCTGTGTGTCCCCTCTTTCTTTCATTTTCCTACGCCCAAGGTCGATACAAGGAACTGGCAAGGGAACTTTCATCCCAAGAACACAAATGACACTGGGTCATCCCTTGAGAtgaaaggaaaggagatttccccagcagCAAGTCATTTAAAGTAAGGGCAGCTCAAATATGCAGAAAAAGTCGTAACACTCTGTAGGAAGGGAGTTGGTTCCAGGAGAAATCTGAATACTGGAATGAATATTTTTTCCTGGGAAATTGAATTCTCAAATGTTTCACTGGTGGGtctttatttgccttcctctggatcaatagggAAAGAAGTGGTGTCTGTGGCGCAAACTGATATTAGTGAATAAATAAAGTGAGTGACCATAAGGGAATAAAGGTAATGGATGATACCAACACTTAGTCAAATGTCACAAACAACTCCATTGAATGAGGCATCTTGGGTTAATCCTCCATGGCGGATCACATGTAGGGAAGAAACACAAATACAGAAGGGATGGTGCATTAACGTTTTACTCCATAGACAAACAACACAAAGGGGAAAATGCCAACTCACAATGACCCCATGGTAATAAGCAAGGAGTGACTTGGGGCGCACTCCAACCCTTCTCCGGTAATAGCAGCTGCTCGTCTGGCCCGTCCTGCGCGTTTACCCGCGTGTAGTCAGCTCCGTCTCTTATTCTCACTGATAGACCTTTCGGGACCTTTGATGTCAGCAATCTGGAACTACGGTGGGTTGATACGGTGGCCTCGAACGTCCAAAAAGCCCAGCGCGTTTCGCCAATCTGTCGGTTTCTTCTGGGGTTATGTCAGGACTCTGGAGGCGCCGAGTTTAAATACCCTGCAGCACTCCTGCATATAATTAAACTCTGCTGATTGTAATCATGCAGATAACGGCTCCTGAAGCACTATAGGCTAAGATGTATACCGGGAGCCTCCTGCAATTAGAATATCAATTTCTTATACAAATGACCTTAAAATCCTCACAGTAGTTCCCAACACTTTTATACACTTTACGTTAATACAATAAACCTATAAATATAAGATGAGTACCTCACCTATTGAGAGTTAAGCTCGAATTAAACTCTATGGACAATGGGACACTCCTTTTGTTTTCATCCCAAACTCTAATATCTTACCAAGTCACTCGGACATCCGTCAGATCCGAAATGGCGAGAAACTTTATTACGCCTGTAACAGAACATGGAACCTGGAGTGGTATAGTGCATCAAAGTTTGCTGTGTGTTGCTGCGTACGCCTCTGCGGAATTCCGGTAGACGGGGAACACTTGCAAGGGTTCTAATCACTAAAGTGGGAGTCATTATTACTATTGTTACTAATTAATGCTGACTTTGCCTTACACTGACTATGGATAGAGGGGAAAGTAAAGGTAGTAGGACCTTATTAAGCCagggatagaagacatcattaTTAACCATGCCTACTGTGAGCCAGGCGTTTCAAGGTTGTTATGACTTTGGTAAAGGGGATGTTACATTTGGTAAATAAGCTCATGATAATTAAAACAGTATAgtatttgcaattttttttatacttGCAGCCAAACATATGGGCAAATAGTTTGACCCACCATTGTCTCCCTCCCACCGTGTTATCTTCAGCGCCAGCAAGACAtaatgccatgttatttgaagcttaCGCGAGGCAGTTCTCACTTAACATGGTGTGCAGCCTTTCACAGCTTTGTGAAAATCATGAACATTAACGATTCTGATAACGGCCCATTACTAGTCCTCTGTGGAGCTGGGACTTAAAgcctattttcagctctggaaacccccagGTTGCCATGAAAATTTCTTGGTGATGTTACCTGGTTTAAGTCTCCTTCCAGGAAAACACAATGGCCGCCAAatctctggccaataggaagccgcaacatcattgGTGGGGGAATCCTATTGGACGGTCATTTAAATCTCCttcaaaaaccaggaagtaacaaGGGTAACGTCATCAGTATCTCGGGAACCTAGAGAACCCCGGAGCTGTAAATAGTGATTTTCATCTCAAGAGGACCCCCGATTCCAGCCCTGTAAAAAGGgtcgggggttggggggagggtgggggttatTAGGTGAGACTGCTGGCTTGAAAGGACCttaagggatccatgttaaaatataGTTAGTGAGATCCATGTGATGGCTTTCAATTAGGgaacaatccatgcaatatcctacatgcgtgttgttttgtaaataaatcagttctgtagtattagataatacttactgcatttttacaTTTACTATTCAACTCTTAATTTTTTATGAGTTATGAGTTTTAATATGTGTGGAtgaaacctcctatggcgctgagggaaGAATGGACGTTGATTCTTGTGCAACAGTTCTGTTCTTTGAGCTGAAAAActcagaaaaggaagacaaaaaaaggcaaaaaacactgcaatagtgtattacccagggacataCTATGGTATACAAATTGAGagcatttattaaaaataaaacaattatgACATGGAATATGAAACAATTAATAGATCAATCGGATAAGAAAtataaaacttccaagcgcttgtgctaaaGGAAGATATGCTGCTCAGCcatggtaaaattgaaatcctactcaccggacatgagtaggacatgtgcaagggTTTAGGGTCTTTTCCTCCAGAAGACACCGCTATGTTTCATGTTATCTGTCTATAGCTGTTCAATGTATAACAAATGTTTAATGtaatgcaattgatatatttgtattCCCAAAACGGAGGACTTTAATTAGGGTGTACCCAAAAGACAATTACATCAACTATCCCATTTGAACTTTCTGGGGTATAAATAGAAGCATAATCCCATGTAGCAAccatccctgacgaagagacccattaataggagtttcgaaacgcgttggaaaggttTTTGGCCACTCAGGGACACCGTTGCTCTGAaatccaggcggtgacgtcatcggaggagacgATCGAGCGAACTCTGGCGGCAAGTAATCCACGAGTCCACGAGTAGTGAAGCCGGTCCCCCGCATCAACAGACGGACGCACACCACAGCGAGCGGTGTCTTCTGGAGGAAAAGACCCTAAAcccttgcacatgtcctactcatgtccggtgagtaggatttcaattttaccatgGCTGAGCAGCATATCTTCCtttagcacaagcgcttggaagttttataTTTCTTATCCGATTGATCTATTAATTGTTTCATATTCCATGTcataattgttttatttttaataaatgctCTCAATTTGTATACCATAGtatgtccctgggtaatacactattgcagtgttttttgcctttttttgtcttccttttctgagTTTTTTCAGCTCAAAGAAAAGATCTGTTGAAAGAGAATCAATGTCCATTCttccctcagcgccataggaggtttcaTCCACACAGACTTCAtatctggttgggagataccagatCAACCTTTCAGGCTGCTCAAGGACTACCTTACCTACTCTGTATCACAGGTTAAATTGTATTACCGTATATTGTTTGCACTAGCGCTATTCACACTTATTTTTTCACCACCATGAGTTTTAATATGctgaacatcctttgatttctattaacaggctttagcacacctccccagctgtGCAAAATGTTTGTAACAATTTCCTGTTTgtaatcatttgttgccaatgtcccCTGTAGTTTgagttgcaaactgtaacaatagataatgttagttggtaatataaggatacattgtagctgctgagttccactgactgaatgattgattgaaactgaaaggcagccattaagtgaaccctgggaagcaggatctttgcggaTTGATCACGgaagaacgaatcgatcggcagcttaggtcatTCGTTTTCAATGAAGGTAATCAAAGGCAGCATCTATTAAAAccaaacaatatatattttttttactgtcGCTTTAAGTAAAGCAGATTATGAGCCTTATTTTTTGCTCTctgtttttaattgtatttaattgtttttatttcaaAAGGTCACAGCCGGCAGCAGAGTGTACACTGTTTATTCTTATCTTACTATGTTCAAATAAGGTTATTTGATGTCTACTCGTGGAACTGAAAAGGGATCAACATTTAGCAGCCATGTTAATATAGGTTTTGGGCTCATTTTCAGGTTTACATAAAACAGTAGCCAGGGAACGTATCATACAGAATATATCTTCCAGAGTTGAACTGGCTAACTTGATCGACCTAGTTACTGGTGACGTTACCGGTATTACTTATAGGTTTTTAAATGGGATTTAAGTGGACGATtaagaggaagccacaactgatgCTGTTGCATCTTCTTATTGGATACAAcaagtgacagagaagcccaatgctacatccaatatgacaaaatacacagtaaaatccatatattctcttgaaaaatggtcatttagtttaaccttttggccaaagcattgtaagcctgtgagccacaacaaggcagacccagttcacaggtcctaacactaccagataaaatactaatatacctctattcgGATTAAAATTCTAATTTACCTCTTTTAGGAGGGAGAAGACCAACATTGgttctatatccagtaaaatgaaagggacctgctgacttgggacgtggggaggggtgggcttaaaacctgggaaggaggggccactaacctccaacagctgagacagctgaaaataagttaacaaacaacacacagaaccccagcaagctctttttgggaacccctgagccccccaaAAATATTGAATTGTCCCAATGGGATATTAACTAGCCATTTCTTGGGATATGAAGGACACCATTTGGTCCAACCATGCATTCGGCGCAGAGCTGGTCCTGTGGAGTGGATATATTGACGATGTATTGTTTTTATCTGGCAGGGGAGTGAGGGGATTTGAAATAATCTCCTTGAGTATATCAATAACAACCAATTGAATCTTGTTTTTACATCACAAAGTAGTAAAGTGTCTATCGACTTTTTAGCTCTAACAATTTATGTGGAAGATGAACAGGTTAAAACGAAAACATATTTTAAACAGGTCGATTGTAATAACTACCTTTTAAGAAGTAGTTGCCATCACAAGAAATGGCTAGATACAATTCAGGACGCTTAGAAGGAACTGTACGGACAACACAGTTTTTAATAACCAAGCAAAGGTGTTGAAGGATAGGTTTTTAGACAGAAAGTATGAAAATGGAGAACTGGAAATAGCACTGAACAAAGCCAGAAAGATCGGATCTCCTGAAAACTAAAAATAAGAACACAGGAGAGAAGTATGAGACACCTTTTATTACAAACTATTATCAAGATTATAGGAAAATACAGGCAATCATATGGAAACATTGGCATCTTTTgcaaaaagattacattttaaaaGATCATATCCTACCACAACCTAGGGTGAACTTCAGAAAGGCATCTAGCATTAAAATCAAATTGGTACCCAGCCTGTTTAAAAGTGTAAAGGAAATTAACCCCCACATTGATTGCCGAAACCTGTCGGCTTTTTCAAGTGTCTGGCGTGTAAGCCCTGCAAACAGGGTTCTAACGACAAACAGAATTTTAAATCAACAGCAGCAGGGGAAGATTTCAAAACGTATCAGTTTTTAGACTGTCGTTCCCCCTTTGTAGTCCATCTCCTCcagtgcccatgtggtctccagtatgtgggacgTACCAGTAGGCCACTGAGGGTCTGCATACTGGTGCACATGGGCAACATCAGGAGGGGACTTATGACCCATAATGTGTCCAAGCACTTTTCTATGGTGCACAATAGCAATCCTGTAGGTCTTATCTATAGGGCCATAGAGTTGGTCTCTGAAAACTGGGGTGGTGGTGACAGACTCACAAAATTAGCCCAGAAAGAGACTTACTGGATCTATAAGTTAAAAACCTTGACACCACGAGGCCTTAACGTGGACATAAATCTGGGGGGCTTTATCTAAAATTGACTGAATAACTTTTAACCAATATTCTGCTCATAAGAGAGACTTTACAGTCTGCAGTTTTTCGCTGTCTTCCATTTGCCTATTATAACGTTTGAATGTTCActgttttattaaattattttccGAGTCGATTTCTCAATCACTAACGTTCTCTTTTTCCGTTTTTTTAGATCTATcccatcatttatttttattacaccaGGATGTGCGTcgctatatatatgtaacggttatgctcaccacaaacctggaccggaccacgaggctgaggtggggatagatatacacgaccttagaccacgaagccagatccgggttgcgaattccgtggtcaaacgtagccgggtcaggactggagaaggcagggtaatcggtggacaagccagggtcagggcaggcagcacaggagtgGAGGCCGTTGTCACGAGCTGAGGTCATCATCAGGAAAACAAGGTTGAAGTCGCTTCATCATAGGGAACATGAACTGGAACTAACGCTTCAGCGTGGAGAGCCGGAAACTGGAACTACGACTTCAGCGTAGAGAGCCGGAGACTGGAACTATGCAACTTCAGCATAGAGAGCAGGAACTGCGCCGCTTCAGTGTAGATAGCTGGAAACAGgaactggggatccagtgcttcagcacagaacagctccCCCTAGctgggtacagctgtgagtagtggatgCTACTGGAAGCAGGAAGATTGCAGAAGGAAAAGCACAGAGGATCCAGCGCTTAAGCACAGAACAGCtctccctagccgggtacagctgagagtggAGGAGGCCACTGGAAGGTCACTGGGAACTGGACCTGCAGAAAGGACAACAAACACTGagggcttcagtgtaaccgcttCAGCGCGGCAAAGTC from Ascaphus truei isolate aAscTru1 chromosome 19, aAscTru1.hap1, whole genome shotgun sequence encodes:
- the LOC142470245 gene encoding chymotrypsinogen A-like is translated as MAFLWLVSCLALFSAAYGCGVPSVSPVVTGYARIVNGEEAVPGSWPWQVSLQDRTGWHYCGGSLINAQWVVTAAHCGVGSTDKIVLGEHDRGSNAEPIQSLAVAKVFTHPQWNANTITNDISLVKLATPAVITATVSPVCLANVGEDYVGGRLCVTSGWGKTRYNSFTTPNQLQQTALPLLTNDQCKNYWGSNVQDSMICAGAAGSSSCMGDSGGPLVCQENGVWSLVGIVSWGSSTCSTSTPAAYARVTVLRGWVDQILAAN